From a single Planctellipticum variicoloris genomic region:
- a CDS encoding BlaI/MecI/CopY family transcriptional regulator, producing MARTSKDITDAELSILQLLWEHGTATVRTLTPELYGDPSPSLSLYATVQKLLQRLEAKQCVARNRKVWPHEFTATLKREELIARQLQTTADKLCEGELEPLLTCLVKVHGLSAADRQSLRGLLDELDRSPKKKKKAPPQ from the coding sequence ATGGCCCGAACTTCGAAAGACATCACCGACGCCGAACTCTCCATCCTGCAACTGCTGTGGGAGCACGGAACCGCAACCGTCCGCACGCTGACGCCCGAACTGTACGGCGACCCGTCGCCGTCATTGTCGCTGTACGCCACCGTGCAGAAACTGCTCCAGCGCCTCGAAGCCAAGCAGTGCGTCGCCAGAAACCGCAAAGTCTGGCCGCACGAGTTTACGGCCACGCTCAAACGCGAGGAATTGATCGCCCGCCAGCTTCAGACGACGGCGGACAAGCTCTGCGAAGGCGAACTCGAACCGCTGCTCACCTGCCTGGTCAAGGTGCATGGCTTGTCCGCCGCCGATCGGCAGTCGCTGCGAGGATTGCTGGATGAGCTGGACCGAAGTCCGAAGAAGAAGAAAAAGGCTCCTCCACAATAG
- a CDS encoding M56 family metallopeptidase, with translation MMSLVCIAAINALTVLPLAVAAAIVGRRAQRPALTHLLWVLVLVKLVTPPLFHLPLELSFPSAIATSPEQSPDFPSAVPAAAPTPAIILDPLIDVRTESIDPELQVNQPPELGTSRAVAAEFNPTRHAAAAEPGMLQQFLARSRNLAGSAAALWRSRPDLQFLLLGIWLTGTVAWLLRQVVRTIQFRRRVLRETIAPAELQEQTAELASRLGLRRFPTVLVVDAAISPMLWGCGSRARLLFPAELAERLDDEARGTLLAHELAHFNRGDHWVRLLELVTTALFWWHPVVWWARRRIEESEEECCDAWVVQKFRETPRRYAEALLDTIDFLCESRELLPPVASGLGQAPFLRRRLAKILEGRTSPVASRRVRGAVAAAAIVLLPMQPFVFATPDLQRTPITLLATPRDSENGLREFSGTTPDSPGDAGEAAPPRQGSEPPAAQPDAPATRSAKTRSRAARGEKVWATAVSPDGRYVVRTSTARRMTLTDLKTELESDLSNRQITGLAFSPAGDWFATTGQDGALVAWDSARGVPVQTVLTHGDSLQTVAVSPQGTIIAAGGRDGSVLLIDAVSGEPMIDVPRFPASVNCVRFSPDGRQLAVSVGDWMSSGPREVVLLDVDTGRTRTTLRCSSAPGAVAFASNDELIIGLWNGETQLWNLARRTLVGTADADKSVVATAAFSPDNPSLREVVFVGEHALQDPLRRDAGNLPTALFDLFQ, from the coding sequence ATGATGTCGCTCGTCTGCATCGCCGCAATCAACGCGCTGACCGTCCTGCCGCTCGCGGTAGCGGCCGCGATCGTCGGCCGTCGCGCGCAACGACCGGCTCTCACTCACCTGCTGTGGGTGCTGGTCCTGGTCAAACTCGTCACCCCCCCGCTGTTCCACCTCCCGCTGGAGTTGTCCTTCCCCTCCGCGATTGCAACGTCCCCGGAACAGTCCCCCGACTTCCCATCCGCAGTCCCCGCCGCCGCGCCGACGCCTGCGATCATTCTCGATCCGCTGATCGACGTTCGGACGGAATCGATCGACCCCGAACTGCAGGTCAATCAGCCGCCGGAACTCGGCACATCCCGGGCGGTTGCCGCCGAGTTCAACCCGACTCGCCACGCGGCCGCGGCTGAGCCTGGGATGCTCCAGCAGTTTCTGGCTCGATCCCGGAACCTTGCCGGCTCCGCCGCCGCGCTCTGGCGATCCCGCCCCGACCTGCAATTCCTGCTGCTGGGAATCTGGCTGACAGGGACTGTCGCCTGGTTGCTCCGGCAAGTCGTCCGGACGATCCAGTTCCGCCGGCGCGTCCTCCGCGAGACCATCGCACCCGCCGAACTTCAGGAACAGACTGCCGAACTGGCGTCGCGCCTGGGGCTGCGCCGCTTTCCGACGGTCCTGGTCGTCGACGCGGCGATTTCGCCGATGCTGTGGGGCTGCGGCAGCCGGGCCAGGCTGTTGTTTCCGGCCGAGCTGGCGGAGCGGCTGGACGACGAGGCCCGCGGCACATTGCTGGCGCACGAACTGGCCCACTTCAACCGGGGCGATCACTGGGTACGTCTCCTGGAGCTGGTGACGACGGCCCTGTTCTGGTGGCACCCGGTCGTCTGGTGGGCGCGCCGTCGGATCGAAGAGTCCGAAGAAGAATGCTGCGATGCCTGGGTAGTGCAGAAATTCCGCGAGACCCCGCGCCGCTATGCGGAAGCGCTGCTCGACACCATCGACTTCCTGTGCGAATCGCGCGAACTGCTCCCGCCAGTCGCCAGCGGACTCGGACAGGCCCCCTTCCTGCGACGCCGGCTGGCGAAAATTCTGGAAGGTCGGACATCCCCCGTGGCCTCTCGACGCGTGCGGGGAGCCGTCGCCGCGGCAGCCATCGTGTTGCTGCCCATGCAGCCATTCGTGTTTGCGACCCCCGACCTGCAGCGCACGCCGATCACGCTCCTCGCGACGCCGCGAGATTCAGAGAATGGACTTCGCGAATTCAGCGGAACGACTCCAGATTCGCCGGGCGATGCCGGCGAAGCCGCGCCTCCGCGTCAGGGATCTGAACCCCCGGCGGCGCAGCCGGACGCCCCTGCAACACGTTCGGCAAAGACGCGCTCGCGGGCGGCGCGCGGCGAAAAGGTCTGGGCCACCGCGGTTTCTCCCGACGGGCGGTACGTCGTCCGGACGTCGACCGCCCGTCGCATGACGCTGACTGACCTGAAAACCGAACTCGAAAGTGATCTGTCCAATCGCCAGATCACCGGGCTCGCCTTCAGCCCCGCGGGCGACTGGTTCGCAACAACCGGCCAGGACGGGGCCCTCGTCGCCTGGGACTCCGCACGCGGGGTTCCCGTACAAACCGTGCTGACCCACGGCGACAGCCTGCAAACCGTGGCGGTCTCGCCCCAGGGGACGATCATCGCCGCCGGCGGACGCGACGGTTCCGTCCTGCTGATCGACGCAGTGTCCGGCGAGCCGATGATCGATGTTCCTCGTTTTCCGGCGTCCGTCAATTGCGTCCGATTCTCGCCGGATGGTCGACAGCTCGCGGTCTCGGTCGGCGACTGGATGTCGAGCGGCCCTCGCGAAGTGGTTCTGCTCGACGTCGATACGGGAAGGACGCGAACGACGCTGCGCTGCAGTTCCGCACCAGGCGCAGTCGCCTTCGCCAGCAATGACGAGCTGATCATCGGACTCTGGAACGGCGAAACCCAGCTCTGGAATCTGGCCCGCCGGACGCTGGTCGGGACCGCCGACGCCGACAAGAGCGTCGTCGCCACCGCCGCCTTTTCTCCCGACAACCCGTCCCTGAGAGAAGTCGTATTCGTCGGCGAGCACGCCCTCCAGGATCCGCTCCGACGCGACGCCGGAAACTTGCCGAC
- a CDS encoding glutamine amidotransferase produces the protein MIATLTLLTPLTLTAVLLLAGAILAGFGLLRWWTGPPAGAARRWGLRGLRTASIATLILILLNPSNVTQTPGPIERPDIFYLLDTSQSMSVGDSETRFDHAVRLMREAEQIAGDTPHAARKLFRFGHRLTAIDDVSQLGLADEAKLAAGHSTKIRAQSPRDGTSRKPLLPTDSDTQLLTALRQVSSRFGRRPPAGIVVFSDGRARDESGVEPLAEQFARLKAPVHVVPVGDLGRGGDVAIVAVVAPPRVRRFTEVEVQVFLRSYGYEGRRCEVSLTAPGDPEHPEVDRKLAPPVPITLHDGFQSVGLSFRSDARTRKLQIDVSTQPEEVSTANNRFQTEVGIDRTKIRVLYVEGSSQPLQPVQRGAKYEVRGPYSDLQQALIEDEDIECVVLASAGGQGRLTRVTDAGGITTARGFPETVAELAAFDAMILSDVAADALTDQQLVWIENWIGQRGGGLLMVGGQRSFASGNWDGTPLAQMLPVDLRPDADWMPGTQVEVRPAPAAAAHPVWSIVTDARQNAEILAAFPSFFAANRWLGVKPHLTTVLATLTLDTGAQNEPSRSLVPGSSPDVAPAGQPAIVAGRYGRGRTMAMAMPITPPWANDLLTKWGDGDRRYYGKFWRNTIYWLTESSSIGRRRLVVSADKKFYRPGEPIRLTASAFDEAATPTGNYRITGMIEPQSSLSELESNDSPIRWPEGKPRESGETGPLIAWGEEFELPRADLSDGRPAFALTLPVADALLVGSASQSLRIEMTAMEDFTQVDSTSLDLQILHDPFEQQNPFPNHELLERLASGSGGRIIRDSNQLADVLKDVTLTVGAPVIHQSPIWSTWWLWTWLLGLLTVEWLWRRMVGLA, from the coding sequence ATGATCGCCACTCTGACACTGCTGACTCCGCTGACGCTGACCGCGGTCCTGCTGCTGGCGGGCGCGATCCTGGCCGGCTTTGGCCTGCTGCGCTGGTGGACCGGGCCGCCCGCCGGGGCGGCTCGCCGGTGGGGACTGCGGGGACTGCGGACGGCTTCCATCGCCACGCTGATCCTGATCCTGCTCAATCCGTCGAACGTCACGCAGACGCCCGGACCGATCGAGCGCCCCGACATCTTCTACCTGCTGGACACGTCGCAGAGCATGTCGGTCGGAGACAGCGAAACCCGCTTCGATCACGCCGTCCGCCTGATGCGCGAAGCGGAGCAGATCGCCGGAGACACCCCGCACGCCGCGCGAAAGCTGTTCCGTTTCGGGCATCGCCTGACAGCGATCGACGACGTCTCGCAACTGGGACTGGCCGATGAGGCCAAACTCGCCGCGGGCCATTCGACCAAAATTCGCGCACAGAGTCCGCGCGACGGGACGTCCCGGAAACCGTTGCTGCCGACCGATTCCGACACGCAGCTCCTGACTGCGTTGCGTCAGGTTTCCAGCCGCTTCGGCCGCCGCCCTCCCGCCGGGATTGTAGTCTTCTCCGACGGTCGAGCCCGCGATGAAAGCGGCGTCGAGCCGCTGGCCGAACAATTCGCCAGGCTGAAGGCCCCCGTGCATGTCGTCCCTGTGGGGGATCTGGGGCGAGGGGGCGACGTCGCGATCGTGGCGGTCGTGGCGCCGCCGAGAGTCCGGCGATTCACCGAGGTGGAAGTCCAGGTCTTCCTGCGCAGCTACGGGTACGAGGGCCGGCGCTGCGAAGTCTCGTTGACCGCTCCCGGCGATCCGGAACATCCGGAAGTGGACCGCAAACTGGCTCCCCCGGTCCCGATCACGCTCCACGACGGATTTCAGTCGGTCGGACTGAGCTTTCGGTCGGATGCCCGGACCCGGAAGCTGCAGATCGACGTGTCGACGCAGCCGGAAGAAGTCTCGACGGCGAATAACCGGTTTCAGACGGAAGTCGGCATCGACCGGACCAAGATCCGCGTGCTGTACGTCGAAGGAAGCTCGCAGCCGCTGCAGCCCGTCCAGCGCGGCGCGAAATACGAAGTCCGCGGCCCCTACTCCGATCTGCAGCAGGCCCTGATTGAAGACGAGGATATCGAATGCGTCGTGCTGGCGTCGGCTGGCGGACAGGGCCGGCTGACTCGGGTCACAGACGCCGGCGGCATCACAACCGCACGCGGGTTCCCGGAGACCGTGGCTGAGCTGGCGGCGTTTGACGCCATGATCCTGAGCGACGTCGCCGCGGACGCATTGACGGATCAGCAACTGGTATGGATTGAGAACTGGATCGGCCAGCGCGGCGGCGGCCTGCTGATGGTCGGCGGCCAGCGGAGCTTTGCATCCGGCAACTGGGATGGGACTCCGCTTGCGCAGATGCTCCCCGTCGATCTGCGACCGGACGCCGACTGGATGCCGGGGACGCAGGTGGAAGTTCGCCCCGCCCCTGCGGCCGCCGCCCATCCCGTCTGGTCGATTGTGACCGACGCCAGGCAGAACGCTGAGATCCTCGCGGCATTTCCGTCGTTCTTTGCCGCCAATCGCTGGCTCGGCGTCAAACCCCACCTGACAACGGTCCTGGCGACGCTGACGCTGGACACGGGCGCACAGAACGAGCCGAGTCGATCGCTCGTTCCGGGATCAAGTCCGGACGTCGCCCCCGCGGGCCAGCCGGCGATCGTGGCGGGGCGCTATGGCCGCGGGCGGACGATGGCGATGGCAATGCCCATTACTCCTCCGTGGGCGAACGACCTGCTGACGAAATGGGGCGACGGCGACCGACGCTACTACGGGAAGTTCTGGCGCAACACGATCTACTGGCTGACGGAGAGTTCTTCCATCGGCCGTCGCCGGCTGGTCGTCAGCGCCGACAAGAAATTCTACCGGCCGGGCGAACCGATCCGGCTGACGGCTTCGGCCTTCGACGAGGCCGCGACCCCGACGGGGAACTACCGGATCACGGGGATGATCGAGCCGCAGTCTTCACTGAGCGAACTTGAGTCGAACGACTCGCCGATACGCTGGCCGGAAGGGAAGCCGCGCGAAAGCGGCGAAACGGGTCCCTTGATCGCCTGGGGCGAAGAGTTCGAGCTGCCGCGTGCCGATCTGTCGGACGGACGTCCGGCGTTCGCGCTGACGCTGCCGGTCGCCGACGCGCTGCTCGTCGGGTCCGCCAGCCAGTCGTTGCGGATCGAAATGACGGCGATGGAGGACTTCACGCAAGTCGACAGCACGTCGCTGGATCTGCAGATCCTTCACGATCCGTTCGAACAGCAGAATCCGTTCCCCAATCACGAACTGCTGGAACGGCTGGCGAGCGGTTCGGGAGGCCGGATTATTCGCGACAGCAATCAACTGGCCGACGTTCTGAAGGATGTAACCCTGACCGTCGGAGCGCCAGTCATCCATCAGTCGCCCATCTGGAGCACGTGGTGGCTCTGGACGTGGCTGCTCGGGCTCCTGACCGTCGAATGGCTCTGGCGACGAATGGTGGGGCTCGCCTGA